TGTCGCACCCAAAGCATGCTTCGAATCGGCCAGGGTGCATCATGCCTCTGTGTCGGTATGATCTTCGTCCAGTTGCTGTGCCCCGCAGGGCTCGTTACCACGTCGCCGTCGACTGGTTTTGCATATGGCTCGGAGACCGCTATAACCCCATAGTCTTTTAGCGCGGTGTCGTTCATCAAGCTCTGTTGTACCAGTTCTCGCTTTCGCACATTGAGTTGTAAGATGCTGAGCGTCTTACTCATCGCTGCATACGTTCCGCACGCGGCAATTTCGGCTGAACGACTCATGAGGTCCACCACACGGCACGCACTTCGGCTCTACCACCTGGCACTCCTTGTGGTGATGTCCTGGCATTGCGCACCTCCCGCAAAGTTGAGGGTTCTTGCACTGAAACGATTTGTGGCCAATCTCCTGGCAGTTGTAACATTGCACTGGTCCCTTCCGTGGTTCGAATGCGTTTGTAATCGCTGACTCGCCGGCTAGGTCAAAGTAACGACCGTCCAAAAGTCGTCTCGCATCACTTCCCTTCGTGACGTAGACCACCATCGATCCGTAGGCTTTTCCCGATTGCTTGTTGCTCAGCCATGACATTTTGGCGATGTTGACGTTGTTCTCTGTGCCGAGCGCTTCGGTCGCCCCTGGTAGGATGTTCCCTTCCGCATCCAGCACCATGGTACGGTTGGCATTGTCCACCTTGACCGGGTAGCGCTGGTCCCTCATCACTCTTGTTCCCACGATCGCCGTCTTTTGTGCGGCTTCTTTGACTTGCTTCAATTCGTTTTCATCTCTGCATATGATCTTGACCCGTTCTGCATTCCGAGCCTCCTTCATAACTGCGGCGCATTTCCAGGTCGCCTGACCATCCTTCGCCTTTATCTCACTTTCGATGGCTTGCCGGATAGCTCCCACCTGTGCACGGTCTCTGTCGCTTTCTTCAACCCGCGACGTATCTATTGTGCAATAGAACTCACTTGCCAAAGACGATGCCCTGGTATTGGCGGGCGGCGGCATTCTCACCTTGCCGGGCTGGGGCTGGGGCGACGAACGCGCGACGTCAGCGAAAGAGCTTGGTGGGGTAGCTTGTGTCCTGCCTGCGATGGCTTCAAGCAGCTCGTGTGCTCGCTTCAAGTCATGGCCCATCTGCTGCTTGGTGTCTTCGAATAGTTGAGTCAGATCTTTTATATGACTCTGCTGCGCCTCAGTTGCTTCCTTCAATTCTCGGATTGTATCTTGTTGATTACGGATGATCTCGCTCTGCTCCTTGATTGCAGTTTTGAGTCCATGGAACTCGGCGCGGAACTGGCCCAGCAGAAGCAAGGCGCTCTGGAGCGTCGCTCCTCCCTCGTCGGTGCTGTCGCTTCTGTTTCCATTTCTTATATCGGTTGCACATTCTAGTTCAATTGCTGTCGCgtccgtcgtcgtccttgttgCATATCGGCTGCTTTTGTTCGGTTCCTTCCCCTGGTCGTCAATCTTACGCTTCACGACTCGGCGTCCCGTTGGCGTCGATAAGCGACCCCGCGGCCCCGCATTGGTCCCCACACTCGCTACGGCATTCATGATGCAAGCTATCCCAGCACAACACAACTCTTTGAAATGAAGAGATATAGAGATTTCAAAATAAATTCGTCCGGCCCTCGGTGGGCGATCGTCGGATACGGTGGGCGATAGGgagcactgttgcaaaacccccCGGTTGTTTCGTTTTAGGTTTAGGGTCTTACGTCCCTAGTCATCTGGGTACTTCGGGTCGCCATCAAACATGTACCGCGGACTAGCAGCGGGCTCGCGCGGCCTGCTGCCAGTCTAATCGATCAATTGAGGTTACTCGGTACGTCAACTgtaaaatggcgaaccatttgccgCTAGACAGATGATTTTCAGCGCCATATCACGAATTCGTTTctcaacaattctcaattgaTCTTTCTATATAAAGTCAATACAAGAATTTCGGTTGCTATAGTCGCGATTTGAATGCACAATAGTGAAGGACGAGCTGGCGACAACGTTCATCTCGCGATGAGGATCACGATGGGCGGACGGAGAATCACCGCACCAACCCCGCTTCTGATCAGCAGCGGACAAGCGCAGCAACCTCCTGTTTAAACCGGTCTAgcgacatcatccaccgtAAAGGAAGGAcgatgttgttttgttctccttaattaaaaaaaaaagaagagatACTTTCGATGATATAGATCCTATTTTGTTAATACATGGTATCAAGATGAGAGGTTCTGGAAAACCGACTGGTGCACTGGCGTTTCAGTTGCATGCTCATATCGCATTCCATGGCAAGTGAATTGGAGGCCGCAGGCAAATAGGCTTGTAAAGCCCATACCTGAAAACTTGCCTCATGGTAGCGCACGGAAAGGCGGTTAACGCAACCAACAGcccttttgtttttttttttttgcctcGCTTGTTAAATACCCGTCAAGGCCCTGGGAATTCGTCGGCCCAATGGAGTCAACAATGGGAACAAAGATGCTGCCTTCGGCAACGGAGCCAATGTCGGCAGCGCTCTGGCAGCGCATCGGGCTGACCCAGCTCTCGCCCCAGACAAGCGCGACATCGCGGCTGGGGACTATCCGAATGCAGATGGATATTCGCTCGCGGCTAGACTGGCCGACGATGACGCTAGTAGTGAGAGTGCAGTGGAGGTAAGGAGTGTGTcgcagaggaaggcggcagcgcagAGGGCGAATGGCGCTCTCAACTCCGCTTAGGGAACGGTACACCAACTCAAGGGCTCGCTCATTTTGTGTGGTGTTAAATATGCTACCGTCGACAAAGGAGTCAGTTCATGGTGAGATTTTGTCTCACGCTGCCTCATAAGATGAAAGACTGCTCTCAAAAAGCTATCTACTGCTCTGTCTTGTTTGATTCTCCTTGGTATTGGTTCCATTTGATTGGACGGCGTATCTACTTTCCAGGCCAGGTTGTCCACGTAGTAGTGCAAATACCCACGAACTGCTTGGGCCGCCGGGCTGCGGCCGCCCTCAGCCCGGGCATCGCGCTCGGCATCATGATAGCACGCTGACTGCAAGGGGCTTGATTGGAGTTTATTAGGATGGTCTCTATTTGTACGCACCTATGGCAGGCTATAGGGgtcactgttgcaaaaccccaAAAGCCCCGACGAGCGTGCCAAATTCGGTTAGCTGGCCCAATGCTTGGCCCACAGTACATTGCTCGATGTACTTCAGCGTTCGTTTCTTAGTTTTTCGGCTTTCACGAAAGGGCGTTGTCATATCAGCGGGTCCGCGGCGGACCAGCAGGGTTCTATTTCATTTTCACTCAGCGACTTGACACAtgaatgtggtggtttggtttgcgACCATAGCTAATCGCTTAAATTAATCCTCAATTCTCTCTCTTGCAATCTACATTTTCATCCacgacatcatcattgcttctttcccccccccccctccGTCCTCTTCGTCCCGCTGAGTGAGCTGCTGATGGTTGAATCAGTAGTTGAATTACACCTGATGGCCTCATCATACACACAATCCAAAgcttcacagcctcagcaaggGCCTCAGCGATGGTCTCCAGCGCTATAACCTTTCTCTCTTCGAGGCCCTTCTCTGCTACCTCGGCaaacgaagccaaagcaggaACTTGTGCTGAAGTGGCGAGAGAAGCCGCACCATTACCCCAGGCTCGTAACTGTTGTGCTGCGCGCTGTGCAACAACGCGCCAGGCGTCATCCGGATCGTCATCTGCGCCGCTGAGCCGTCGGTTCAGGTCCCAAAAAGCTCGTACAGCAGCACGAGCTCCAGGTGGAACCTAGAGAGCCTGGTTAGTAACTCAATACTCGGCAGCGCAGAGATTGCTTTACCggcttgcatgtgtggccGTTCTTTGCGCAGTCCCAGCATGCAGCACCAGTATCTATCCCATACATGTCAGCGTAGCAGGTGTGACCTGATTCAACCAAGCGTACTATCCTGAGAGGCACATTCATGGCCAGGCGCTTTGGTGGCGCGGGTGACGCAGGGGCGGCATGGGAAGTCACGAACTGCGCCGCGGGGAGGggccttcttcgtctgttTCTTCTGTTTTGGGGGGAAAATTAGCAGTCGTCGCTTCGCACGAGGGCCTCCTGGATCGTACAGTGATTTTGGATGGGGATTCGCGGACGTCGGGTTGGGAtaatcttttccttttgatTGTGATGTTCCTGCTGCGAGAGCCTCCCTCTGTCGTACTAGCGGTTGCTGCTTCGCTTACGTCGACGGAATCTGTTGTGGGCATGACTCTGCTGTTGATAACTAGACTTTTGACGGCTATGATGGTACGAAAGGGAAGGTGGAAACTAGATTGGAAAGGATCTAGGTTCTACTAAATATTCGGGTGATGAACAGCGTGGATTCTGTTTATGGTCCGGGCGAAGTTCCGCAAATAGCCTTGGAACTGATCCGCAGCGGATCAGTTGCATCACCGAAGCGGGGTAGTGCGGTGAGCATTTTGTAATGAGACGGCCATCATCAGTCCCCCTTTTCCTACCGGCATCAAAAGAGCTTGTGCGTTCTCGAGTGATGGCGCGCCCACCCAATGCGATCGATCAACACCGTGAATACGTCACCCATCTTTACCTCAACGGGGTCTCGCGGAGCAGGATCAAGCACAAGCTTCGAAGACACCATCATGTCACTGCCAATCTCAGCACAATTTCTCGCCGAATCGCAAGCTGGGATCTCCCGCGTCAGCAAACCCGCACCAAAGAAACCCCAGAACTGATCGAGACCACCCGCGACCTGATATTTCGCGTTGGGCTTACCGAGAAACAAACACTGAGCGTTTTACAGAGGCAGGGTTGGCCGATCACGAAACGAGGTCTGAAGCGCATCAGGCTGCACCCGGACCGCCGCTGGGTACGCAGAATCAATAGCGATGAAGAGCGCCTTGCGCTACTGGAAAAGACAGAGCAGGTCATTATCGAAATGACACGACGTTCTAATGCCATTTCCGGATATGGAAAAAGTCTCCTTCAGCCTTATCTTCGTCAACAAAAGCAGCTCTGGGTGCCTAGAGACCCTCTCTTTGCGATGTACAAAGTTATGTTCCCGAATGAGATCGAGATGCGGAAAAGAATGTTCCGCAGAA
This portion of the Pochonia chlamydosporia 170 chromosome Unknown PCv3seq00034, whole genome shotgun sequence genome encodes:
- a CDS encoding reverse transcriptase (similar to Talaromyces marneffei ATCC 18224 XP_002149557.1), whose translation is MNAVASVGTNAGPRGRLSTPTGRRVVKRKIDDQGKEPNKSSRYATRTTTDATAIELECATDIRNGNRSDSTDEGGATLQSALLLLGQFRAEFHGLKTAIKEQSEIIRNQQDTIRELKEATEAQQSHIKDLTQLFEDTKQQMGHDLKRAHELLEAIAGRTQATPPSSFADVARSSPQPQPGKVRMPPPANTRASSLASEFYCTIDTSRVEESDRDRAQVGAIRQAIESEIKAKDGQATWKCAAVMKEARNAERVKIICRDENELKQVKEAAQKTAIVGTRVMRDQRYPVKVDNANRTMVLDAEGNILPGATEALGTENNVNIAKMSWLSNKQSGKAYGSMVVYVTKGSDARRLLDGRYFDLAGESAITNAFEPRKGPVQCYNCQEIGHKSFQCKNPQLCGRCAMPGHHHKECQVVEPKCVPCGGPHESFSRNCRVRNVCSDE